The nucleotide sequence CCGGGATGATCCGGACGCTCATCTCCTTGTCCAGCATCAGGAGCCCCTGACCGTTGCCCTGGACCAGCTTCGTCTTCTCGACGTTGGAGGTGGCGTTGTCCTCCTCCTCGATCTGCTCGTTGACGAACCAGTCCAGGAGGGGCCGGGTGGCGTGGTCCCGAGTCTCGACGACGGCGTCGTAGATTTTATAGATGGAATCGGAGATGAAGCGCTCGTGCTTGAGGCTCGCCTCGAAAGCCGCCAGGGGGCTTTCCCACTCCACGGGCGGCTTCTCGATGGCCTCCAGGACCACCCGCCCGCCGCGCTCGAGGATGTGGTTGTAGAACTTGAAGGCGTGGATGACCTCCTCCTGCACCTGGGCGTTCATCCAGTGGGCCATGCCGGGGAGGTTCTTGGCGGCGAAGTAGGCGGCGATGGCCTGGTAGAGGTAGGCGGAGTATAGCTCCTTGTTTATCTGCTCGTTCACGAGCTTTTCGACTTTGGGATTCAGCATCTCGGTCTCTCCCATATTTTCAGGGGCCGGGCGGTGCTTCCGGTCACCCGTTCATTCGATTGGAGACAAGGGGTTTTGCCGGAGGCATAGCTCGCTTCGCTCGGTTAAACCCCTTGCTCTAGTTGTCTAGCTTTTCCACAGGCCGTGGACGTTGCAGTACTCGCGGGCCCGGACCTTGGCGTCCCCGCAGTAGCAGAAGTGGGACTTGGGCTCGTCGCCGGGTTTCAACCACTTGCGCATGACTTTTTCCCCGGCGTGGAGCTCGATCCACTCGATGTAGTGCTCGGGGACCATGGGGTGCAATGTGCTGCCCACGGTCACGGTGTAGCCGTCGGCGTCCTTCTCGATGACCGGCACGTGCTTCTCGGTCTTGAAATCCGCCGTCTTCTCCTCCATGAGCTTCATGGGCTTGCCGCAGCAGACCAACTCCCCGGCGCCGCCGTGGACGATTTCCACGACGTTGCCGCACAGCTCGCACTTGTAAACCTCGCGTAATTTCCTCATCTCGCGTTCCTTTTCGGTTGAGCGCCGGCGGACCGATGCGCTGTTCCCGGTCATGGGGGTGAGCCCCCTATCCCCCGGATTCCAGGAGGTCGTCGTACTCGATCTCGAAGCGCAGCTTGTGCTTCGCCTCCTCCCTCTGGATGGCGAAGTCGAGAACCTCGTCGGCGGAAGAAAATTTCTGCAAGGCTGCTCCTTAGATTGCCCCGGCGGTCATTCGCCGTCGTTGAAAGTGACACTCGCTTATTTTACAGGCGAGGGGCGGGCGGGTCAAATCGAACTTCACTCATCACCAGTCGGGAATATCACAATATCGGGAAAAGTATATCACAAAACTCGAATAAAACAAAATCAGACCTGACAGCCGGGGCAGAAATACGTGCTCCTCTGCTGCTGGACGATTCGCTCAATTCGGCCGCCGCAGCGGGGGCAGACCTCGCCTTTCCGACCGTAGGCCCGGAGGTGGCGCTGGTGCTCCCCCGGCAAACCACGGGAGTCCCGGTAATCGGAGAGGGTGGTTCCGCGGTGGGTAATCGCCTCGGCGAGGACGTCGCGGATAGCGTTCAGGAGTTTTAAGCGCTCCCGCGGCGTCAGTCCCGAGACCGGCCGATCGGGGCACAGACCGGGAGCCAGACCTTCAGCGCCTGGCGGCTCCCGGCGATGAGCGTGGAAAATATTTCCGGGGTGAGGGTGGGGTCGAACGGCTCCACGCCGGCGGGCTTCGCATCGCACAACGATTCGCAGAGTCTGATCTCGCCGAGGCGGCGGAGGTCGTGGAAGAGGAGGTGGCCGTTTTCCAGCGTAACGACGGCTCGGAGGTTTCTGGGGCAAAAATCCGTCCCCGGCGACCAGGTCAGGCGGCCGGTCATCCGCAGGTCGAAGCGCAGGCAGAGGCCCGTCTCCAGCTCCACGACGAGCCGCTTCCCGACCCGCAGGACCTTTTTTACCGTCGTTCCCGACAGGCCGGTGGTGTCGAGCGCCAGGCGGGAGTCGAGGATTTCGACGCGGACCAGCCGCCCGCCCTCAAGGAGAGGGGCGAGCTGACGGGCGATGGTCTCGACTTCGGGCAGCTCGGGCATGGCGGGGCAACTTTAGCACAGCGTAGGTTTTTAATAAATGTCGGGCGGGGACTTCAGTCCCCTAGCCCTCACCCTTAGCCCCGTCGGCGCGCCGCTCCCACGGGGAGAGGGGGGCCGCCCCGACCCTCAACCTGGGTTGAGATGATGTAGGGGCGACCCGTAGGACGAGTCCTCTGCGGTCGCCCGCTAATGGAAGTAACGAAAAAAAACACCAGTAGATTCTTGTTCATTTCGTCGACTCCTGAATTTGAGTATCGCCCAGTTTAGTAATAATCACATCTATTTTAAAGAAAGTTACACAAGCACTGTATCTTACCCTACCCTTCGGTGATGTATCATCTCCATTACAGCCAATTGATAAGTGTTTTTTAAAAAAACCATCCTTAATCACTTTTATAATATCTTCGGTAATGTCGTTATCTTTACCACATCCGTACCCTTTGTTGTCTATATTATGGCATTTAATTAGCAGCCTACCATTTACAAAGCTCTCATTAGAATAGTGTTTTTCTCTACGTTTAAAGTGACATCTTTCAACAACATTTATACTTATCCGGTTGTGTAATAAAAAATCATGTAAATTGAACATTTTTACCTCGCTCTACCCCAGCACCCGCTCGATCTCCTCCAGGGTGGTCAGGCCGCGCTTGAACTTCTGCACCGCCGACTGGCGCAGCGTCTGCATCCCCTGCTCCACGGCGTACTCGCGCATGGCCCGCTCGCCGGTCTGCTCGCCTATCATCGTCCGGAGCGTGTCGTCAACCATTAGTATCTCGAAGATACCCACCTGTCCCGCGTATCCCAGCCCGAGGCAGTTCTCGCAGCCCGAGCCGACGAAGCTCGCCACCCCTTCCATTTCAGAGGGTTTGAGGCCGAATTTTTCTAGAAGCTCGGCCGTGTAGGTTACGGGTTCCCGGCAGCTCGGGCAGATGCGCCTGAGCAGGCGCTGGGCGATGACCGTGTTGAGGCTGGCGGCCAGCATGAACGGCTCCACGCCCATGTTCACCAGGCGGTTGATGGTGCTGACCGCGTCGTTGGTGTGGACGGTGGAGAAGACGAGGTGGCCGGTCAAGGCGGCCTGGATGCAGATGTTGGCCGTCTCGATGTCCCGGACCTCGCCGACCAGGATCACGTTGGGGTCCTGGCGCAGGAAGCCCCGCAGCGCCCGGGCGAAGGTCAGGCCTATCTCCGCGTTGGCGTTGATCTGGTTCACGCCGTCCAGCTCGTACTCGACCGGGTCCTCCACGGTCATGATGTTGCGCGAGGGGTCGTTGAGAACTTTGATGGCGGCGTAGAGGGTGGTGGTCTTGCCCGAGCCGGTGGGGCCGGTGACGAGGATGACGCCGTTCGGCACGCCGATGGCCTTTTCGAAAATGACCAGCTGTTCCTTGGTGAAACCCAGCTCCTCCAGCGGGATGTTTATGGTGGAGGAGCGCAAGAGGCGCAGGGCCACTTTCTCGCCGGTGATGGTGTGGGCGGTGGAGACGCGGATGTCCACCGGCTCGCCCCGGGCGTCGAAGCGGATGGCCCCGTCCTGGGGCATGCGCCGCTCGGCGATGTCCAGGTTGGCCATGATTTTCAGGCGGCTGACGATGGCGTCGCGGTACTTCGCCTCGGGGGAGAGGACCTCGTGGAGGATGCCGTCCACCCGGTAGCGGATGCGGAAGCGGTCGGCGTAGCTCTCCAGGTGGATGTCCGAGGACTTGTGGGCGAGTGCGTCGGCGATGAGGTCGTTGACGAAGTTGATGATGGGCGCCTCGTCGGTGGAGGTGGGCGCGGCGACGGTCGTCTTCGGGGTCTCGGGGGCCTCGACGATTGGCTCCTCCTTCTCGAGGGCGGGCCGGGTTTTCGTCTTCTTTTTCGTCGGCGGTTCCAGGCCGTAGAAGCGCTCGATAGCGGCCAGCAGCTGTTCCCTCGACGCCACCACCGGCTGGACGTCGTAGTCGGTGGCGAAGCGGGCGGCGTCTATGGCCACCATGTCCCCCGGGTCCAGCATGGCCAGCGCCAGACGGTTCCCCCGGCGCTGGAGGGGGAGGATTGTGTGCTGCCGGGCGATTTCGGCGGGGACCTTCTTCAGGAGCCCCGGCTCGATCTCGACGTCGGTCAAGTCCACGTAGGGCAGGCCGAGTTGACGGGACACGGCCGCCGCCAGCTCGCGGTCGTCCATCAAACCGCTCTCCAGGGTCGCGGCGATGAAGCTGATACCCTCCCGGGTCTGAATCACGACGACCCGCTCCAACTCCTCTTGGGAGAGCGCGCCCGACTCGACCAGGGTCTGTTCCAGACTGCGGATGGTCCACCCCCTACACGTGGGTTCGCAGGATATCGTACACCTCGAGGGCGCTCTCGGCTTCCTTGAGCCGTTCCCGGAGTGTCGGAACGTGGAGGAGCCGCGAGATTTCACCGAGGAGTATGACCACCTCGGTGGGGTTCACGGCGGAACCGGCGATGGCGAAAACTAACATTACCGGTTGCCCGTCCTGGCTCTGCCAATCAACTTTCACCGAGGTGACGCCGATTGCCAGCCGCGACTTCGCGAGTTCTTCCAGCCGGCAGTGGGGGAGGGCGACCCCGTGGCCGATTCCGGTGCTTATCTCCTCGCGGGCCTCGATGGCCTCCGCGATGGCCTTCGCGTTGTGGATCTCGTCCTGGAGGAGCCCCGCCATCTCGGCGATTATCCCTTCCTTGGTGTCCGCCTCCAGGGGGACCCGGATGCGCTCGAGGGCGAGGTAATTCAAAAGAAGCTCGGACACGGCTACTCTTCCAGAATCTGCCTGACCTGCAAGAGTTCTTGGCGAATGTGGCGGAGCCTCTCGGCGAGCTTCGCCCCGTCGGGCTTCGGGGCTTTATCCAGGTCGAGCTGCCGCCGCGCCCCGGCGATGGTGAGCCCCACCTCGTCCAACAGGAGCTCCAGGCGCAGGACGAGCCCCAGGGCCTCGTAGGTCAGGAAGACCTCGTCCTCCTCCTCGAGGGCCAGCTCACGCAGCTCGGGAAACTCCGAGAGCCAGTAGGAGACTTTGGTCGCCGGCACGCCGGTCATCCGTTCTACCTGATCCAGACTGAAGCGGTCCAAAGGGGCTCCTTACGGTTTCGGGGAGTTTTCCCCGGGCAGGGGGGCGTTCTCCCGACCCTCGCGCAGCCTCTTCAGGTTGCCTCGGTGCATGAATATTACCAGAGCCGCCGCCGGAACGCCAAACCCGAGGAGGACCCAATTCATCCCGCCCCCGGCCAGGCCGAAGACCGTAATTACGACGGGGTAGGCCACCGAGGCGGAGATGGTGGCTACGGAGACGATGCGGGTGGCGAAGGCCACGATTAAAAAGAGACCCAGGGTGACGAGACCGATCCAGGGATCGAGGGCCGCCGCCGCGCCGACGCCGGCCATCGCCCCCTTGCCGCCCCGAAAGCCCAGAAAGGGCGTGAAGATGTGCCCCAGCATGACGGCCACCATCAGCGCGCAGCCGTAGAGGGTGGGGTCGAGCCAGCTTACGGGGAAGAGTTGGGGGAGGAAATAGACCCCGACAAAACCCTTGGCGCCGTCCAGGACGTAGGCCAGCACACCGGGGACTTTGCCGCAGGTGCGCAGGACGTTGGTGGCGCCGACGTTCTTCGAGCCCTCCTCGCGCAGGTCTATCCCGCGCCAGAGCTTGGCGACGAGCCAGCTCCAGGGGACGGAACCCCAGACTATGGCGACGAGAAGGCTCAGGGCGAAGGTCAACGGCGTCCTCGCTTTTTCGACGCGGCGCCGGAAAAGCTTCTTTCGGCGTCGGACGACCCCTTTTGCCGGCGGGGCCTCTTCTCCATCCGGTACTCGACGAAGAGCGGCACGCCCGCCCAGCCGCCGGCCTCGCGCAGTCGGTTCTCCAGGAAGCGCCGCCAGGAGAAATGAATCTCCGCCACGCGATTGGTGAAGACGGTGAAGCCGGGCGGCCCGGCGTTGGTCTGCACGGCGTAGAGCAGCTTCACCTCTTTTCCCCGGAAGATGGGCGGCGGGTGGGCCTCCTGGGCCTTCTGCACGACGCGGTTCAGCTCCGGCGTGGGCATCTGCCGCACGAAAGCCTCGGCCACCCGACCGATTTCGTCCATCAGGAGCTTGAGGCCGAGTCCCTGGGTGGCGCTCGTAAAGGCCACCGGGATGTGGGCGGCGAAGCCCAGGAGCCCGTGGGCGTCCTCGGTCAGCCTTCGCTTTTCCGTGC is from bacterium and encodes:
- a CDS encoding desulfoferrodoxin; this translates as MRKLREVYKCELCGNVVEIVHGGAGELVCCGKPMKLMEEKTADFKTEKHVPVIEKDADGYTVTVGSTLHPMVPEHYIEWIELHAGEKVMRKWLKPGDEPKSHFCYCGDAKVRAREYCNVHGLWKS
- a CDS encoding ferritin; the encoded protein is MLNPKVEKLVNEQINKELYSAYLYQAIAAYFAAKNLPGMAHWMNAQVQEEVIHAFKFYNHILERGGRVVLEAIEKPPVEWESPLAAFEASLKHERFISDSIYKIYDAVVETRDHATRPLLDWFVNEQIEEEDNATSNVEKTKLVQGNGQGLLMLDKEMSVRIIPAPILLSILPAAN
- a CDS encoding PTS sugar transporter subunit IIA, whose translation is MSELLLNYLALERIRVPLEADTKEGIIAEMAGLLQDEIHNAKAIAEAIEAREEISTGIGHGVALPHCRLEELAKSRLAIGVTSVKVDWQSQDGQPVMLVFAIAGSAVNPTEVVILLGEISRLLHVPTLRERLKEAESALEVYDILRTHV
- a CDS encoding ATPase, T2SS/T4P/T4SS family, whose protein sequence is MERVVVIQTREGISFIAATLESGLMDDRELAAAVSRQLGLPYVDLTDVEIEPGLLKKVPAEIARQHTILPLQRRGNRLALAMLDPGDMVAIDAARFATDYDVQPVVASREQLLAAIERFYGLEPPTKKKTKTRPALEKEEPIVEAPETPKTTVAAPTSTDEAPIINFVNDLIADALAHKSSDIHLESYADRFRIRYRVDGILHEVLSPEAKYRDAIVSRLKIMANLDIAERRMPQDGAIRFDARGEPVDIRVSTAHTITGEKVALRLLRSSTINIPLEELGFTKEQLVIFEKAIGVPNGVILVTGPTGSGKTTTLYAAIKVLNDPSRNIMTVEDPVEYELDGVNQINANAEIGLTFARALRGFLRQDPNVILVGEVRDIETANICIQAALTGHLVFSTVHTNDAVSTINRLVNMGVEPFMLAASLNTVIAQRLLRRICPSCREPVTYTAELLEKFGLKPSEMEGVASFVGSGCENCLGLGYAGQVGIFEILMVDDTLRTMIGEQTGERAMREYAVEQGMQTLRQSAVQKFKRGLTTLEEIERVLG
- a CDS encoding glycerol-3-phosphate acyltransferase, whose product is MTFALSLLVAIVWGSVPWSWLVAKLWRGIDLREEGSKNVGATNVLRTCGKVPGVLAYVLDGAKGFVGVYFLPQLFPVSWLDPTLYGCALMVAVMLGHIFTPFLGFRGGKGAMAGVGAAAALDPWIGLVTLGLFLIVAFATRIVSVATISASVAYPVVITVFGLAGGGMNWVLLGFGVPAAALVIFMHRGNLKRLREGRENAPLPGENSPKP
- a CDS encoding MerR family transcriptional regulator — encoded protein: MDRFSLDQVERMTGVPATKVSYWLSEFPELRELALEEEDEVFLTYEALGLVLRLELLLDEVGLTIAGARRQLDLDKAPKPDGAKLAERLRHIRQELLQVRQILEE